The Vidua chalybeata isolate OUT-0048 chromosome 24, bVidCha1 merged haplotype, whole genome shotgun sequence genome includes a window with the following:
- the TBC1D22B gene encoding TBC1 domain family member 22B: protein MAAESGRQFWKRSAKLPGSIQPVYGAQHPPLDSRLTKNFIKDRSKASGLPMKSKKASSFHEFARSTSDAWDIGDDEDEDFSSSSSSSLQTLNSKVAKATAAQVLENHSKLRVKPERCQPALGDLPTNCKVIKSSSEAQLSRTSEEACVRSPLQKQQSLPLRPVIPLVARISDQNASGAPPMTVREKTRLEKFRQLLSSHNTDLDELRKCSWPGVPREVRPVTWRLLSGYLPANSERRKLTLQRKREEYFGFIQQYYDSRNEEHHQDTYRQIHIDIPRTNPLIPLFQQPLVQEIFERILFIWAIRHPASGYVQGINDLVTPFFVVFLSEHVEEDVENFDVTNLSQDVLRSIEADSFWCMSKLLDGIQDNYTFAQPGIQKKVKALEELVSRIDEQVHNHFRKYEVEYLQFAFRWMNNLLMRELPLRCTIRLWDTYQSEPEGFSHFHLYVCAAFLIKWRKEILDEEDFQGLLMLLQNLPTIHWGNEEIGLLLAEAYRLKYMFADAPNHYRR, encoded by the exons ATGGCGGCCGAGAGCGGCAGGCAGTTCTGGAAGCGGAGCGCCAAGCTGCCGGGCAG caTTCAGCCTGTCTATGGAGCACAGCATCCTCCACTGGATTCCCGGCTCACCAAAAA CTTCATCAAGGACCGCTCCAAGGCCAGTGGGCTGCCCATGAAAAGCAAGAAGGCCTCCAGCTTCCACGAGTTTGCCCGCAGTACCAGCGACGCCTGGGACATCGGGGATGATGAAGACGAGgacttctcctcctcctcctcgtcctctTTGCAAACTCTGAACTCTAAAGTGGCCAAGGCCACGGCAGCACAGGTTCTGGAGAACCACAGCAAGCTGCGGGTGAAGCCCGAGCGGTGCCAGCCTGCCCTCGGGGACCTGCCCACCAACTgcaaggtcatcaagtccagcaGCGAGGCCCAGCTCTCCAGGACCTCTG AGGAGGCCTGTGTGCGGAGCCccctgcagaagcagcagtcCCTCCCCCTCCGGCCTGTCATTCCCCTCGTGGCTCGAATCTCTGACCAAAACGCCTCCGGGGCTCCCCCCATGACCGTGCGGGAGAAAACGCGCCTGGAGAAGTTCCGGCAGCTCCTTTCCAGCCACAACACCGACCTGG ATGAGCTGAGAAAATGCAGCTGGCCTGGTGTGCCCCGAGAGGTCCGGCCTGTGACGTGGAGACTGCTGTCA GGCTACCTCCCCGCCAACTCGGAGCGCCGCAAGCTGACCCTGCAGCGGAAAAGGGAGGAGTACTTCGGCTTCATCCAGCAGTACTACGACTCCCGGAACGAGGAGCACCACCAGGACACCTACAGACAG ATCCACATTGACATTCCAAGGACCAACCCACTCATTCCCCTCTTCCAGCAGCCACTCGTCCAGGAG ATTTTTGAGAGAATCCTGTTTATCTGGGCCATTCGCCACCCAGCCAGCGGCTATGTGCAGGGCATCAATGACCTGGTCACCCCGTTCTTTGTTGTGTTCCTCTCTGAGCATGTTG AGGAGGATGTGGAAAACTTTGATGTGACAAACCTGTCCCAGGATGTTTTACGGAGCATTGAAGCCGACAGCTTTTGGTGCATGAGCAAGCTGCTGGATGGGATACAG GACAATTACACCTTTGCACAGCCAGGGATCCAGAAGAAAGTGAaagccctggaggagctggtCAGCCGGATCGATG AGCAGGTACATAATCACTTTAGGAAGTACGAGGTCGAGTACCTGCAGTTTGCCTTTCGCTGGATGAACAACCTGCTCATGAGGGAGCTGCCCCTCCGCTGCACCATCCGCCTCTGGGACACCTACCAG TCAGAGCCAGAAGGATTCTCCCATTTCCACCTGTACGTCTGTGCTGCCTTCCTGATCAAGTGGCGGAAGGAGATCCTGGATGAGGAAGACTTCCAA GGCCTTTTGATGTTGCTACAAAACCTGCCCACGATACACTGGGGTAATGAAGAGattgggctgctgctggctgaagCCTACAGACTCAAGTACATGTTTGCAGATGCCCCCAACCATTACCGCCGATAG